CAAACATTTATGACCCAAATGAGCaacaatcaaagtaaaaaaaaaaaaaaaaaagttaggtatttattaagagtttaagaCTCAtaaactcagctaatctgcttcattaGGTCTGTGTTGGGGTGGTTGGATCAGATTTCATTGACAGCGACCAAACAACCCATTAGCTGTAATCAGATTCTGaatcaaatgttgctaaataatgattggtgcacagaagtaTGTTCCCTAACATGGCCGCTTCAAACTAGTCAGAAGAacgcagagaaaaaaatgaagaaatgtgaaataaccaaaactgttccaaACTTGGCAGAAaagagtgtgttcatgtagggTCCTGTCATTCGTAGAAAGAAGTTGAGGCCTCTTAAATTTTTGATAAATGGAATATTGTAATATGAGGGAGCTTTACAAATGGGTCATGGGGGTATTTTACGACTTGTTTTTCATGCATTCTTCACAGTAGATGGAACATTTTGAAGCTGAAAAACAAGATCAACAAACCAACGAGGACGCACTGTGACCAAATCATTAGTTTTGGATCAGCACTTTGGCTCTGGTTAAAATAGAACAGACCAGTTACGTGTCTGagacctttgtgtgtgtgtcttgcaggCACACCCCAGCTGATGCTGACAGCAGGCCCCAGCGTACCTGTGGCCCCTCAGCAAGCTTACGGCTACGGCTACCAGGCGCCTGCAGGATACAGTCAGCCAGCAGCTCAGCCAGGTTTTGGCTATGGCATGTAAagacccccacccccttctctCCACATGCAGGCTGGAGctaccatccatccatctcccaCAGTCCTTCACCAGACCAttattgtctctctctgccctctacAGGGAGCGAGGGATAATACAGACaaacttcttctcttttttttttatgttttttttcccccctttttaaaCTGTCATGAAGGActcagttttatttctgttgtcaaAGAAAAAGATTGAATCACAAAGAGTAATTTTCTCACATTCCGTATTGACTAGattaatttttcttttgtctattTTATTTGAATGGGAAATGGTGTATGTACAATGGGGGGGGCTTATGGGAAGAGCTAGTCCTCttctcagtttaaaaaaaaaaaaaaaaaaaaaggtctgttgTGAAGCATCTGATTTGCACTCTGTAGTGAGAAGAAATTCATGTAGAACCTCTTCCTTTTGATGTGTGTGAGCAGCTTATTCTGTCCGActgtaaaatgcatttaattattgtatattcagacacaaaaaaacCGCTACTATGTTCTTCTATATTTGAACATGAGACTGCCGCCTCCATGATCACAGTCCTGAAACACTACGTTGTACCAGTCATGtccccacaaacacacttcaggGCTGTTTCTTGAAGAAAACCAGAGAGTGTATTTTACATACGACTTACAGGAAAGTTTGATTCGTTCCAACTAAGCCTATGCAGGACTctccagactaatttgcattcaGACGACATTTCCATGTGCTTTAAATACTGCTCTAACGTGCAACCATTCCACCTGCGGAGGGACTGCagacctgtttgtgtttgactaACATGCCCCATGCCCCCTTCTTTATGCTGCGGTTTGTTTCTGCTGGATATCATTTTAGGTCACTTGTTGAGTGTGCAGGAAAAGTTTCCAAAACTTTAATTCTCCTCATGTCCTGTTGAGGGTTGCCTTTTAACCTTTTCAGTTGACCCGCTCATCCAATTCAGAAACAATATCACAGGACTTGTGGTAATTTGAAGTTTTTATCAAAGGCTTGCGTGTATACAGGAAATCAATCATTAACTCCTTGGAACTTATATTCTTATCTAAATTACCTTAGATTTAAATTGTGCACTTAAGATACTTGATTGTGCATAATCAGGATcataatgaatgaaacagcggttttgttttccacttaAAAATAAAGGCTTCTTGTTTGTCAAGAACCGTCTGATTGTGTCTTACATATACTGTCATGTGCTGGAGATGAACGCAGTAAAGCTACAGGTTACATTTACCTTCCATCCAATGACACTGCTGCACATTCAGCCCCAAAGAAGGGAAGTGGTTCTGATAGGAATGATAAATATAGAGCTGAGCGATCGTAGGCTGTGAAGTGTATGAAAGAGATGCTGTAGTTTGTAGTCCAATGTAATGTACAAAACAATGTGATGATACAGTCCTAGAATAATGACTTCTCCATTTCCAAACGCAGTGTATCAGTGTTTCTTCTTGTTAACAACACAGTTCAGTAGTGTATCTGCAGTAAAGCCCTATGTGAAGCCAATTTTTGAGGCCTTACTGAGGTGTTTGATTTGATTCTACTGTAACCTGTTCCTCTGTCTCACAGTGCTCAGATCAgctcaacagcagcagtttaagACTCGGGGTGTAGTACTTGCATGATGGAACAAATGAAGAGGGTGCTACAAGTAAAGCAGACTAGTAAAAAGTCAGATCTGGTGTGAGTTACTACCAGTCATACACCATGTTGACAGAGCTcatctgaaaacagctggaagaTTGTGACTTAATGTGTCTGTCAGAAGGTAAAAGTAAATGCATACAACAAGACGATGTGGATTGCAGAAGGTGGAACTGTAATGCAGCATTTAAGACCAgggaaaatatttaatatattatataatatgtcTTATAAAATCCAAATGACATCCAGTTGCATTACAATATTGATATTGCATCCATGTAACCAGCTCGACTGCTGCACTGCAAAATCATGTCGGATCAAATTGTTCATTGCAGTGACCTCCATGGTATTCTAAAGCATTTTGTGAGATAAGGACTTGATTTTTATTgagattatttttacattttatatttaatatttatcatCCCTTTGGGACCATGCTCAGtacagacctttttcacagcagaaaaagcacaggtgtaatccATTAACATGAATAACTGCATTCCATTTATGTTAGCCAATTAGAAGGCACTGCTATTTTGCATGCTGGCTTACTAGGATTCCTATTGTTATTTTACTGGTTTTACTGTGCTGTGATTCCAATGAGATCAACAACAATACTTTTCGTCTGTGTCTTCAGAGCATCACGTCTTTACACAGGCCGTGACAACGTGTGGACTGCTGCAACACAGACAGTGTTGGTGGTGTTTTTGTCCCACGACTATCACAGTAAAGGAACACCCACCAAGCTGTTGGGCTGCTGTAAGAGTCAACTGATTTCTTATGCGAGAGGCACCCTCAAAACTGCACAAAACGTGATTGAGTCAAGCactgtataaaaatataacTGTAGCCCAACTTAGTTTATATTGCAAATAGCAATAACAAAAGAAGTTGTACGCAAGTCCAACAGATGCAAGCTGGAACTCTAATACAGCTTCAAGTCTCCAGTGACTCTGTCGATCAGATCAGCTGGGCCCGGACCTATACCCAGTACGGTGCGTGATCCGGGTGCGATTTGTGTCCGTCCCGCGTCCTGAATCAGGCTGACCGGAAGCCCCACTTCTTTGGCGTGACCCAGCATATCAATCAGGGTGTCCTCGTCGGGGGCCTTCACCACCACCTTGGGCTGGCCGCAGTACTCCCACTGCTTGAGAAGCTCGGGGTTCCTGCGCTGAACCTGTTTGTAAGCAGACACAGCGGCATGGGAGCACTGGGCGGCGACTTTCCCTTTGCCCATCTTCAGGTCATTTCGGACCACCAGTATCATCTTGAACTCGCCCCCTTCTCCCATCACGCTTGCTTCACCGGTGCCGTTCCCCATCGCTGCCTCCAGGCTCTTCGGGCTGAAGCGAGCCCGCAGGTGCCAGCCCAGGAAGAGCCCACAGCCCAGTCCTGCTACTACACCCAAACCCAATGGCCCACACAGCAAATCCATATTGTTAAACCTgcaaaaatgacagaaatgttcaTGTCACACATCAACGCCTATAGACTGGCAGGAAGTTTGAGACAGCAACATCATCTTTTTaaagcagctgacaaaacaagctcacACCAGGTGGTCCCTTCAGCaactgttctggagcttttgatcatagCACACCATCTTCCCCAGTTGTCGTGGAAACGTTGATGTTTATATTTCCATTACACTGTGCGCTTAAAAACCTTTTGTTGGCTTGAGATTGAGATTGAGATTCTGCAAAACTCCAGAAATGCTcttcattttgtcaattttttGAACTATTTATGTCCACTTTTATGTTCACAGAACTGGCTTCACCCCATTTTTCCGCCAAAcatgaatgtttcatttcagatgGATAACATTACACAAATAGCAACAGGCTAATTAAACACATATGGTTATTTTTTAAGTGTTCAGTGACTCTGTGTACCTGTAATAATCTCTTGCTAGAAATTTGGACATAGTTCTGTTTGAAAATACATTACTGATTTTGTTCAAACGATATGCCGTATATAAACTAACGACAACTTCGTGggctaacaagctagctaacCAAACGTTAGCTTCCCGGCTAAAGGCAAGACCGCTTGCTCTCCACAAAACACCGCTGTACAGACTCATGGTGATACGTTTCATGCCGCCATGGTGGTATGCAACACGGTGCGGCACAACTGATAAACGTTACATTGGACACATTTCATACCTGCTGGTTTGTTCGGCGTGCTGGCAGCATGAATGAAGCTTCTTCTACTTTTCTTATGGTCTCTTGGTGATGACGTCACAACACCGCGACATTTCAAAAATAGGAAAATATCATTCCAAATATATTCAAGATAGCCGGCAGGGAGAGATGAGAAGTCTTACCTCTAAAGTATCCTAATATGGTTTGGGTGATTGGTGTGTCACCggtagagacagacagttgaAGGCAGTATTTCATGACTTTCACTCAAAATACTAGCACACTCTAGTGGTTTCATGTGGAAGAAAAGGTCTTAACCCAGAAGAAACCCAGTCACGACACCTAACAGAACAttgcagtttgtgctgctgacaaTCCCTCTATGACTGTATGCTCAAATAATGACTGTGAATATGTTTAATGATGGTGTTATACACTATTCACCATTGCAGAAGAGTCACAtggctctctctcttcactcttaTGTCCCAGACTCATCAAACCAAATGTACACAACAAGTCTCAAAAGGGTTCCGtgtgaaataaatcaataagacattatgaaataatcaTATTAACACAGACAAAATATGGAGCCAAATCACGAAATAATCCAATACAATTTTTAATTTGGGTTCAGTTTTCTTCAGAATTAAAGCCATCCAGCCTGACAGGACGCTCCTTTGGTTTTAAGTAAACACTGCCACCTATGTGCTGAATAAACATTTTAGATTAGTGAATAAGTAAATGAAGTAGTGCTTTTTCACTTCTCCCCCTAGATTTAACATGCTGGTTTGGGATTGAACTGATTTATGAACCACCTTTCttaattgtacaatttcccccctgaTTTCTGATTGTATCATTAATGGTTgatttcttcttattattataattataattattattattattattttgctgcAGTCAGGCCCAGATTCATTGTATAGTAATTTTGTAATAATTGTGCAATTTCCCCCCTGATTTCTGATTGTATCATTAATGgttgatttcttcttcttcttcttctttttcttcttcttcttctttttcttcttcttcttcttcttcttcttcttcttcttcttcttcttcttcttattattattatgatcattattattattattattattattattattttactgcaGTCAGGCCCAGATTCATTGTATAGTAATTTTGTAATAATTGTGCAATTTCCCCCCTGATTTCTGATTGTATCATGAATGgttgatttcttcttcttcttcttcttcttcttcttcttcttcttctttttcttcttcttcttcttcttttttttcttcttcttcttcttcttatcattattattattattattattattattattattattattattatcattattattattattattttactgcaATCAAGCCCAGATTCATTGTATAGTAATTTTGTAATAATTGTGCAATTTCCCCCCTGATTTCTGATTGTATCATGAATGgttgatttcttcttcttcttcttcttcttcttcttcttcttctttttcttcttcttcttctttttctttttcttcttcttcttcttcttcttcttcttcttcttatcattattattattattattattattattattattattttactgcaATCAAGCCCAGATTCATTGTATAGTAATTTTGTAataattgtacaatttcccccctgaTTTCTGATTGTATCATTAATGgttgatttcttcttcttcttcttcttcttcttcttcttctttttcttcttcttcttcttcttcttattatcattattattattattattattatcttactGCAATCAAGCCCAGATTCATTGTATAGTAATTTTGTAataattgtacaatttcccccctgaTTTCTGATTGTATCATTAATGgttgatttcttcttcttcttcttctttttcttcttcttcttcttcttcttctttttcttcttcttcttcttcttcttcttcttcttcttcttattattattattattattattattattattattattattattatcattattattattattattattttactgcaGTCAAGCCCAGATTCATTGTATAGTAATTTTAAAATAGCACCCCCCTCAAGAgggcaaggaaaaactcccaAAGAAACCCTTTAACGGGGGAaacaaatggaagaaacctTGAGAAGGACCACAAATGAGGGAGCCCCCTTCCTGGGCGGACAGGTGCAAAATGTTCAGTGGCAATTTCAGTTCATCCCAGTAGCTGGGAGCTCTGAGGTCTAGCTAGGTGTTAGAAaacaggagggtgtgtgtgatggagcTCGCTGAAGGGCTCCAGCAGGTTGAAAGCGATGTTCCAAAGGTTGTAGTTGGGATCTGAACAGTTGCACATGGGCATCATGGAGGTCATGATACCTAGAGGAAGGAGAACACAAAGGGCGATGGCTCCTCCTACCTTTACTCCTTTCCACAGGCCCTTGGTACGACAGCACCAGCTAAAAGCACAcagaaaatatgcaaatacataAAGGAATAAGTGAACATTTTTGTGTTGGTTTAGCTAGTTTTTGTTCGTTTTTGTGTTGGTTTAGTTAGTTTATTGGTTTGTTGTGTGACAGATGAGTACCTTTCAGTCTTCTGGAGCCTCTCATCTTCGtgctcttcatcctcatcctgcTCGTCCTTGTCCTCGTCCTCCTTGTCTTCGTCCTCCTTGTCCTTGTCCTCATCCTCGTCCTCCTTGTCCTCGTCCTCCTtgtcctcgtcctcgtcctccttgtcctcgtcctccttgtccttgtcctcctcctccttctcctcgtcctccttgtcctcgtcctccttgtccttgtcctcctcctcctcctcctcctcctcgtcctccttgtcctcgtcctcctcctcctcctcgtcctaCAAAGATAACAGAAAGCTTCAGTACATATCTTAGAAGTGTCTTAGTTCGATATATTGGGAAATACGCTTTATTTCGCTTTCAGCTAGCCTAGCCTTGTCCGAACATGACACAATCTGCCTACCAGCTTTAAAGGCCAATTAGTCCAAATTatttaacactttatatctAATTTCTTTGATCTGTACAAAAACTAAGTTGTAAAATggacacattgtggttttttGCAGTGGGTTATGTACTGGATTATTTCTTGGCAGGTAGTATGCAAATGTAGTCTCGGCTCATTGTCTGGGCAACATTACAGTGACTCACAGTGCCCAGCCAAGAAACAGTCTCGCAGTTAACATTAATTACTGAGCTCCTGTATGTGGTACTGTATGTGGTGTGATCAATGTGAATCTTTCACAGTGATGTAAAATAAGTTGACATTGTGAAAAATAGGAAAGAAGTTAGTGCTACTGGAGACTTGATTGTAGGAGTCAGAGCAGACAGTAGATATATGATGTAGAGGTTTTCCAACATCCTAAACTCTGAATTTCACATCTTTGAATCAAAATGTCCTATATCCTTGGACCCTACTTTAtgttaacaaatgtttttacacaATCATTTACAAAATAGATAATGACATTCCACATATTCTTATGTTTTTATACCCCCTTCTCATTTTCTTATTTGATAAATCACTCACTACCTTCCATGTGTAAATTATTTCCTCCTTGAAAAGAGGCTCCTGGGGCAgggcttcttcctcctcttcctcctcttccttccacCTTTTTCTCACATTTGCCACCTGCAGTTGTAACCTGAATACACAATCAACCAGCAAAAAtgatatgtatataatatataagctATCATATCCTATTTAGAAAAGATTCACATGTGACTGAAGTGTTATTCTTGGTGTaatttaaataatgttaatgtgaaaatattggtTCTTAGCCTGCTGGTATGAGATTCACTAAAAACATTACATAGATGGTGAATTTTGGAGCTGAGCAGACTCAATGGGCAGTGTGAACATAAGTCACTCTCTTGCCATGATAGGCTATGATGGCGGGGTGGAGTAAAGTCAAGCTAGTTAGTTATCATACTTTTTCAATTTGCAGGTGAGGTCCTTATTCTCCTCTTCCAACTCATTTATCAGCTCCTCAATTGCCAGTCCATGCTCAAACAACTTGTCCTGGATCTCCCTCGTCTCTCTGTAGCGGCTTTCAGCCTGCCGCAGTCTTCTCCTGATCTCCTCTTGGTCACTGCAGACACACCAGAATATAAAGCTTTATGTTGACAGGTGTCTTTATCACATATTACCAAACACGACTTATCTAGAAAATAGACTATTTATATTTTGCCCTGAGACACGCACTCGAAATCcatcccctctttttctccgtCTTGCTTCTCATATGGATCAATTATTTCTACCAGATCTTGGAAGTGCACTCCCATTGCCCTGTTCTTTGCTCCCTCTGAAGCGTTCCCAGAAGTGTCACAACCTTCAGACATGATGTCCTGTTTAAGCTGAGCTGTGTTACCGACGTGGTATCTGCTTTACCAAATGAAATGTGAGCTACTTGTGTATTCTTACTGACTGTCAGAATGTTATGACGTCGCAACAGTCTGGATTCCAGAGAACAAAGCAGTGGAACACACccgcacgcacacatacacacacactacaccaGCATTAtacaaatgaattaaaatgatgcCAACAATATGGTCTTAGTTTCAGCTATCTGATGAGCTCCATAATGTCATATTATATTAGAtacaatgtaataataataataataataatgtgcagtgtacactaaacaacaataataataatgtccgAACActaattctaagcaggttttcAGTATGTACTGTGCTACTTCATAAtgggaaaagtgacaaaattactcagaatcagaatcagaaattagcataaatttagaaataaaagtatgtacaaaatataaaaataagaaatagaaaattaaaaaaaaacaaatttacaaTATGTAGTTagaaatatatacagcagcaatatgtatgtctatatatatgtattgtcatttaagaataagtaatagtgaggtagtatgtgtagaatatttccagtctgtttcttctgagtgtctgacactcagagggagcagttgaacagtctgatggccacaggcaggaatgtaagcgcacatactgtggtctgccagtcaggtagttgacaatccaggacacgaggggggctCAGAACTATAAACCATAAAACTAATAGCAAAAGACAATTGATTTTCCTGTGTGCTCTTGATGTACTTGCTCACTGCTGCAAAATACTATAAGTTGCAAAATATTCTAAGTTGATTAATTAAGACAATAAAATATATGGTTGCTGGTGGTGAAACAGCTGCAGACCAACctgaaagaataagaaaaatgcTATTAAATCTTTAGAAAGACaatttgctttgtctttgtgaagttTAGTTGACAGTGAGATTTGCAGTCTGATTCATGTCCATTGGCAGATGTAGTATTATATTATTTCCTGTTACTACCCAATGGTAAAACATGTTGACCTTCTTTTAATGCAAAACACTACACTGTGACAATTAGTTTATAGTGCGTACCAAATACAATTAGCATGCAGTATGTGAAACAACTCCTGATTTTGAACACTGAGCTTTTATTTATGGAGTTCAGCTTTAGCACTGTCTTCTTCAGGAACGCTCTGTTCTTGCTGACTTTTGAGCCAACACTGCCCTCTACTGAGCAAAGCAGGGACCCTCTGATGTGACTACAACACAAAGTATGCCTTAAAAGAGCAACAGGCAGTTTGGAGCATCAAGTTGTGTCAAAAACTATAAAAAGCTGTAACATTTTTGAAGCTATCTGCAGCATTTTATAATGAGGACATggcaaatgcttttttttttcctacgTCACTTTCTACGTGCTAAGACTTCTGGGCAGCCTCCAATGGCTGTGCTTGACACAGATATCATCCATGTTACGCACTTTAATGTAGAGTACATACACTGTCATTGAAGTCCTGTGGTGATGCTGTAAATGACACAGAAGGCCTTGTCCCCTTGAAACTTACTCCTACTGCTATCTCACTAATAAGGTCCCAAGAGACAGTAATTCAAAAATTCTGAATTGTTTTCATGTCCAATCAGGAAGAACTTCCACCAGCGGAAACAGAGTGACCTGCTGGAGAACCAGAAAGAGGTCTGAAATACTGTTCTCACACTGATAAACAAGATGGCGCTGGAACATGGTGACATACAGTTGAGGTCTTCTGTCTCTAGTTTTGACCTGAAAACTGTGATGTcctgaggtgttttttttttttttttttccaatttggGAATTAACTGAGCTCTCTTTGCCCAAATGCCATTCATTCACTTTCTGTGTGAAACCTACTGAGGACTGAGAGGCGTTAGAAGTGCGCTCCAGGAAAGTGATCCACTTATTTATAGAACTTTAATTAGACTGGCTCTCTGGAGGTTCTACCAGGCAAGTGATgaaatctctccctctttctgtctttctgtgccTCTCCTCTGTCAGCCCTGCGCTCCCCTCCCCCGGCAACTCTGTATCAGTACTCAACCCTCACTGGCCCCCTCCATCACCACACCCTGCACACAAGTTATGATGCAGTTCATGGGTAGCATACTTTTGCCCTACATTGCCACTGCAGGTTTTATTTGAGCCCAGAGTTCATTGCGGATTAAACATCAGCTGAATGGTGAGTTTACCCTCTCTGCATAATGCCTTGCTCAAACACATTAGGCTGCTATACTGCAGCCCTGCTTTGTTTTACACTTTGTGAATGTATAATCTCTTTTCTGTGCACTGGTTAACTTTgattgaaatgtgaaaatgaattgCAGCTTATCAGATTTCTCATCCTGAAGTGCATGTGCTCTGTGTTTGAGTTCCTCATTGTCCCTCGCAGCACAAGAGTTACTCAACAGGTCTGGGTTGTTTTGGTAGAAGCGATTGCGCAATCTAGTGCTGGAGCAGTGCTGCGCTACTGTGTTTCACACAAGCAGTAGTGTTGTTGTGACACTGTGTACTAGGTATCGATTGTGAATAACGCATCAAAATCGAATTAATAATCAAATGAACGTTTGTGTAGAGTAAAGCACACACTTTTACACTGGCAGCTGAGTTGCATGTTTCGTAGAAAGTGACCTGTTTGGCACCAGTTTCTATAATTAGGTTCGCTAACAGGATATCACACATTGACGCACTTTGGTGAGCCTTTCTAAAAGACAGTGCATTGTTCTCCTCAGTGCAAGAGGAAAAATGATAGGGTGTATTAAATACTATTGTGCATGAAGCATTGGCACAGTGCTtcagcgtgagtgtgtgtgttcaaggtTTAAGGTGAtgaaaagcttttgtttgtggTTCCCTGAGAAGGCCAAGAGTAGCTCTCCAAATGccttgcagatttttttttccctctgtgtgacACTTCAGTTGCACAAATCAGACTGCGAAGTAACCACAGCCTCATTGTTCAGTGTTCATGATGTGTGCGTATATGCGTCCTTCAAGATAACACTCGACACCTAAACATACTGAAACCTAACAAGTGGTCTTTAACCTTTTCAGGTCCTTGGCACTTCAGCAAGATACAATCATTGAAAATATCACTGCAGAAATAATCTGAAGcgaactgggggggggggggttcacaaACCTCAGAATGTATCAATGAAATTCCTACAGGTTCTAAAGAGGCATCATGGCCTGCTGTAATATCTGTGCTGCACAGTGTCAGTAGCCTGACAGCCCAGCAAGTGTGAAGGGCACAGGATCGAGGGATTAAGCTCTGAgagcgtgtgtgcgtgagaCACTGACAATTCCACCAGATGGTAAACTACATACCTCCATGTCAGAGTCCCCATCGCACTGCTCACTGACAGATTCCTGAGACCTGAGGCTCTGTAGTAAGACCGATGCTTGTAGGCACATGTAGAAATGTTGTAATTGAGTGTGCACATAAAAATGAACTTAAAAGACTTGCATGTACTCCCAGTGTCAACACTGATGCTATTGCAAGGACTCATTAGGTCATGAACAGGCCTTATTGGGTTACCAGTAATCTGCAGATTGCAGGAGCAGGAAAACACCGGCTGGTCAGCTGGTGTGTTGGAGTGTATATAGACATGTTTGAGTGTTTGGGGGTGCTGTGTGTCGTTTGCGTGTGAGTCTGTATTAGTTTCGGGCATATTTAGTGCGTGACACTGTGCTGAAGGCCCGTCTCTTCTCTCAGCAGGACTCCTTCCTGGCGAATGAGATGGCAGAGTGTGGGGCAGAAGGTGAACTACCTCAGAGGCGCCTTGGTGTCAAGGAACAGCAAAATGGAGAGCTGACAGGTAAAA
The Enoplosus armatus isolate fEnoArm2 chromosome 13, fEnoArm2.hap1, whole genome shotgun sequence genome window above contains:
- the ptrh2 gene encoding peptidyl-tRNA hydrolase 2, mitochondrial isoform X1: MDLLCGPLGLGVVAGLGCGLFLGWHLRARFSPKSLEAAMGNGTGEASVMGEGGEFKMILVVRNDLKMGKGKVAAQCSHAAVSAYKQVQRRNPELLKQWEYCGQPKVVVKAPDEDTLIDMLGHAKEVGLPVSLIQDAGRTQIAPGSRTVLGIGPGPADLIDRVTGDLKLY
- the LOC139295764 gene encoding salivary glue protein Sgs-3-like is translated as MSEGCDTSGNASEGAKNRAMGVHFQDLVEIIDPYEKQDGEKEGMDFDDQEEIRRRLRQAESRYRETREIQDKLFEHGLAIEELINELEEENKDLTCKLKKTRRRRRTRTRRTRRRRRRRRTRTRRTRTRRTRRRRRRTRTRRTRTRRTRTRTRRTRTRRTRMRTRTRRTKTRRTRTRTSRMRMKSTKMRGSRRLKAGAVVPRACGKE
- the ptrh2 gene encoding peptidyl-tRNA hydrolase 2, mitochondrial isoform X2 — protein: MIKSSRTVAEGTTWFNNMDLLCGPLGLGVVAGLGCGLFLGWHLRARFSPKSLEAAMGNGTGEASVMGEGGEFKMILVVRNDLKMGKGKVAAQCSHAAVSAYKQVQRRNPELLKQWEYCGQPKVVVKAPDEDTLIDMLGHAKEVGLPVSLIQDAGRTQIAPGSRTVLGIGPGPADLIDRVTGDLKLY